TCAGCAGCTGCTAATGGTGGGATTGTATGCCTATCTCCCCATCCATCCTGGTATGCGTCTGGTTTGAGTTTGTgtaggtcttatgcatgctgtcacagttcctgtgagttcatatgtgcatctgccTTGCAGTGTGTCTGAAACAGGTTTCTTGAAATTGGCCACCATCTCTTGCAATCTTTTCACACCATCATCCATGAAAATGCCTGAGCCTTGTGGATGAGTATAGGGGTGTGATAAAGAActttccatttaggactgagcagtCCACAATTTCTCATTCCCTGTATAGTGACCAGTTAAGTGCCTTGTTAATTTCCATTTACTTCAagaagctttttgtttgtttgtttttgtttttttttttttttttgtggggggggcgttggttttttgagacagggtttctctgtgtggctttggagcccttcctggaactcactcagtagcccaggctggcctcaaattcacagagatccacctggctctgcctctcaagtgctgggatttaaggcgtgagccatcactgcccagtTGCAAGAAGCTTTTTTGATGAAGGTTGAGAGTTATAGTAATCTATGGATGTAGCATTTAGTCTAGGCTAGCTGGCTGGCAagtcacagggatcctcctgttttcAGCTCCTAAATGCTGTAATTACAAGCTCATGCCAGCACCCCTAGCTATTTTATATTAGTTCTGAGTATCATAGGATTCTTATGATTAcaataagcactttaccaaataaGCCATAATCCAACCacaattctttaaataatttttattcttttaagaatttcatatagtagtactttatttacataatttccattACCCCCATCTCCTTTCCAGCTCCTCCCTTGCTCACCCATCCCATCTCAAATCCATgaactcttctttaattattgacatataaaaaatatgtgtgtgcatgtgtgtgtgtgtgtgtgtgtgtgtgtgtaaataccaCATCTACCAAATTCATTTAGTGTTGATGGTTATGTATATTTTAGGGTTGACCAGTTCATACTAGATAACCTATTAGGAGATGGATTCCTGGGGAAAACTTATTCTTCTCTCTCAGAATCCATTGCTACTTGTAGTTCTTCATCTCGAGTATGACCTTCTGAAATTTCCCCCATTCACTGGAATGCCCACTGGTGTTGACATTAGAAAAATCTTGTTTTAGGCAACCACATTGTTAGGATTTCACGGGTGCAGATTCCCTGTGGTGTCTAGAAAGTACTATCTAGCAGCAAGTGTCCGACCCTCTGGTTCTGATAATCTTCCCACCCCATCTTCCATCattttccctgagtcttaggtgtatAGGTTACAAATTAGTTGCATCAGTTGGGGTTGGACACCCTATAGGCCTTATTCTGTGCGTTGTGACTAATTGTGGATCTTAGTAATTGTCTCCAGCACTTATATTAAAGATGGTGTCATCTTATAGGTCATTAAATGTGATACAGTACAAAAGGAtttatggaatgaatgaatgaatgaaatttgaTGACTATAGTTCACTAATTTGAGAGAAagcatgtgttttcttcattgctgGACAGAGAAAGATAATAGAAATTGTTTTTACTCTTCATTCCTTGTAAAATCTAATGAATGAagcattaaatataaaaatactatttctctgaactattttttttactttagtagaATCTTTAAATATTAGAAAAGCATTTAACTTTATTGTATTCACAATTGGatacaacttaaaaaataaaatttgatagtTTCACTTATGATGTTTCTAGgggaaaatatatacattttcttgCATGTGTTTCAGAGAATTAGCTCTCTTTCTGGACTGCAGGCTCTTTAAGGCCCTCCTGAAGGAAATGGGACAGTCAGTTGTTCTGTTAAGTAATTATGCCAGTGGCTTTGATAAAGAAACCTAGCTAGCTTAATAAGATTCTATTGAGATGTCTAGATATTTAAAGTGCATTGTGTTCACAACTTTATGGGAAATATTCTTGTCTTTTTCATAAAGAAAGAAGTACTTGAAGAAATAAGTATTCTGCatctttgtaaatatatatacatatatatgtatatatacatatatatacttatattctaTTGGAAGCAACAACTtgcaaattatctttttttttttttttttggttttttgagacaggatttctctgtgtagttttggtgcctgtcctggatcttgctctgtggaccagactggcctctaactcagagatccacctggctctgcctcccgagtgctgggattaaaggcgtgcgtcactaccacccagcttaaCTTGCaaatatcttaaaaatgaaagtttctgTATTAAAACAAGACTCAAAGTCCTCATGCTTTACTCATTTTtcactggattttgtcaaatgaaaCCTGGTCTATCCTTTAGATTAATTAGTTCTTCAAAAGAGTGAGAAgctgtcgggcagtggtggtgcacgcttttaatcccagcacttcagaggcagagacaggaggatctctgtgagttgaaggtcagcctgatctacagaactagttctagaacagccaatgatacacaaagaaaccctatctcagaaaaccaataccaacaaaaaaaaaaagtgagaagttAGAGTCATAGGAAGCTTAGTGGATTTGCCAGGGAAgttgaaagaaatacatttaacaaGGTCCAGATTTTATTGCCTTGTTAAGGAAGTTCATCTACCAGGATTTCATCAGCTTCTGCCTCAATAGGCAATTAGGTGTAATTCTTCTTTGTCTCCCTGGCAAAGCTTATTTATATGCCATGGGTTTTTGAATCCTTTGACCCTGAAAGAATCCTTATGACACAGTCTCGTATCTGCTTGGTTTTCACTCCATAGACAACAGGGTTCATagtgggaggcaaaagcagataAATATTAGCCACTATGATGTGGCAAGATGGAGGGATGGTGTGGCCCCCAAAACggtgggaaaagaaggaaaagaaggctgGGCTGTAGGAGAAAACAATGGCACAGATGTGGGCAGTGCAGGTGCTGAAGGCCTTCTGTCGAGCATCTGCTGAGGACAGGCTGACCACTGCCCTCAGGATCATGGTGTAGGAGACGGTGATGCACAGAATGTCAAAGCCCCCAATCAAGAGAGCAACCATCAGACCATAAATGGCATTCACCTTGACATTGCCACAGGACAACTTGGCTACAGACATGTGGTCACAGTAAGTATGGTTTAGTATATTGCCTCTGCAGTAGGGCAGGCGCTTAGTGAGAAACATGAATGGAATAATTAGTAGCACCCCCCTTAGGAAGGTGGCAAACCCAACCTTAGCGATGATCGGATTGGTGAGGATGGTGGAGTAACGCAGTGGGTAGCAGATGGCTACATAGCGGTCCAGTGCCATGAGCATGAGCACCCCAGACTCCATCCCTGTGAAGGTATGGATGAAGAACATCTGGACAAGACAGTCATCAAATCCAATTTCCTTAAGATGAAACCAAAAGATGCAGAGGGCTTTAGGGATTGTACTAGAGCACATGACAAGGTCTGTTAGAGAAAGCATTGCTAAAAAGTAGTACATGGGTCTGTGCAAGGAGTCCTCAAAGAAGATGAGATAAAGGAGACCACAGTTCCCAACCATAGCCACTGCATACATGGAACAGAATGGGAAGGAAATCCAGACATGTATGTCTTCCAGGCCTGGGATCCCATTCAGAACAAAGGAAGCTGGTGTCAGATCTGTGTTATTCTGCATTGACATGACCAGGCTAGTACCACCATGAAACTGCTTAAAATTATGTAGGTTTTCCTaaagaaaggacaaaagaaaatataggtTGTAATTATAACTAATAGTTCTCTTTTGCTTTCAAAAATcatacattttaatgtttaagtAATTAAAGGAATAGTTTTACTTGTAttgttatttattgttaattCGGTGATTCATTCAAGAAATTGTTATTGATCAGATCCTGACTCTGAATTTGTGGAAGATAGATTTTCATCCTTACAAATTAATAATCCACTATATTCTATTATGACTTCTTAaaaaaaggcattttttaaaagaatgccttACTCAACTGTTAATGACAATACCCATCTTACTATAGGTATGATCTTAAAGAGTAATTTGGTCCAGGCATGTTGgctgcatgcctataatcccagcactggggagactgaggcaggagagctcACATCTAGCCTGGGACACTTTGCAAgactcttaaataaataaaaaaaaaatagatgaaagaaGGAGTTCACCATCTCAGTGATTGACACTTAGGACATggactttaaaattctttttttgttgttgttttgttttgttttttttgttttgtttttcaagacagggtttctctgtgtagttttggagcctgtcctggaactcactctgtagaccaggatggcctcgaaatcacggagatccacctggctctgcctcccaagtgctgggtttaaaggcgtgtgccaccgccgcccggctaaaattctttttcttaatcagtgatctATGTTGATCTTTA
The sequence above is drawn from the Peromyscus leucopus breed LL Stock chromosome 1, UCI_PerLeu_2.1, whole genome shotgun sequence genome and encodes:
- the LOC114686907 gene encoding olfactory receptor 52N4 — encoded protein: MSMQNNTDLTPASFVLNGIPGLEDIHVWISFPFCSMYAVAMVGNCGLLYLIFFEDSLHRPMYYFLAMLSLTDLVMCSSTIPKALCIFWFHLKEIGFDDCLVQMFFIHTFTGMESGVLMLMALDRYVAICYPLRYSTILTNPIIAKVGFATFLRGVLLIIPFMFLTKRLPYCRGNILNHTYCDHMSVAKLSCGNVKVNAIYGLMVALLIGGFDILCITVSYTMILRAVVSLSSADARQKAFSTCTAHICAIVFSYSPAFFSFFSHRFGGHTIPPSCHIIVANIYLLLPPTMNPVVYGVKTKQIRDCVIRILSGSKDSKTHGI